The following proteins come from a genomic window of Verrucomicrobium sp.:
- the rpsO gene encoding 30S ribosomal protein S15, whose translation MEKNEKTAVVNELKLHESDTGSADVQIALLTHRINDLTSHLQQFKKDHSSRRGLLRMVNRRRKLLDYLNGTNPSRYKQVLAKLSLRK comes from the coding sequence ATGGAAAAGAACGAAAAGACCGCTGTGGTCAATGAGTTGAAGCTCCACGAGTCCGACACCGGGTCGGCCGACGTGCAGATCGCCCTCCTCACCCACCGTATCAACGACCTGACCTCCCACCTTCAGCAGTTTAAGAAGGATCACAGCTCCCGCCGTGGCCTCCTTCGCATGGTCAATCGCCGGCGCAAGCTGCTCGATTACCTTAACGGGACCAATCCGTCCCGTTATAAGCAGGTGCTGGCCAAGCTGAGCCTGCGCAAGTAA
- a CDS encoding polyribonucleotide nucleotidyltransferase gives MDTATRLSTQFGANQITFETGKLAKLADGAVTVTYGETMVIVTAVSATTIKQGQDFFPLTVEYRERAAAVGRIPGGYFRREGRPSEKEILTCRMTDRPLRPLFPKGYLYDTQIITTLLSADGVNDPDILSINGASAALMVSDIPFAGPIGATRVGRVDGKLVINPTHEQRSMSDLDLVYVGTEKEVLMIEGSAEELPEEEFNAALEFAQKEIQAVVSLQKELAAKAGKAKRQVPLFTVGQELLEIAYSVAGDRIEGAIYTPRKVERQKNVDALKAEVKAKILEAHPTATDFEISSAFDYLQKKAFRKSVLEGGKRADGRGANDIRQLSGETGILPRSHGSSLFARGETQAVCLATLASVSEAQELDGYTGGETSKRFILHYNFPPFSVGETGRVGGLNRREIGHGALAERSILAALPSESDFPYAIRVSSEVMESNGSTSMASVCGGVLALLDAGVPLKAPVAGISVGLVTEFQNDQMVKHLLLDDIIGSEDHFGDMDFKLCGTGTGVTGFQLDLKLPGIPLSLLKDAVARAKTSRTKILAFMDTVIKGPKELSKYAPRIHTLRIDPDKIGLLIGPGGKTIKSITAESGAEINIEDDGTVMIYCNNAEGMEVAQQMISDLTGEVEVGKLYRGRVTGIKEFGCFVEIMPGREGLVHISELSDTNVRRTEDAVKMGEEVWVKCIGVDDRNRVKLSRKAALKERAATAAN, from the coding sequence ATGGATACCGCAACCCGCCTCTCGACCCAGTTCGGGGCCAATCAGATCACCTTCGAAACCGGCAAGCTCGCCAAACTGGCCGACGGCGCCGTCACCGTCACCTACGGCGAGACCATGGTCATCGTCACGGCCGTCTCCGCCACCACCATCAAGCAGGGCCAGGACTTCTTCCCCCTGACCGTCGAATACCGCGAGCGCGCCGCCGCCGTCGGCCGCATCCCCGGCGGCTACTTCCGCCGTGAGGGCCGCCCCTCCGAGAAGGAAATCCTCACCTGCCGCATGACGGACCGCCCGCTCCGCCCCCTCTTCCCGAAGGGCTACCTCTACGACACCCAGATCATCACCACCCTCCTCTCCGCGGACGGCGTGAATGACCCCGACATCCTGAGCATCAACGGCGCCTCCGCCGCCCTCATGGTCTCCGACATTCCCTTCGCCGGCCCCATCGGCGCCACGCGCGTCGGCCGCGTCGACGGCAAGCTCGTCATCAACCCCACCCATGAGCAGCGCTCCATGAGCGACCTGGACCTCGTCTACGTCGGCACGGAGAAGGAAGTCCTCATGATCGAAGGCAGCGCCGAAGAGCTGCCCGAGGAAGAGTTCAACGCCGCCCTGGAATTCGCCCAGAAGGAAATCCAGGCCGTCGTCTCCCTGCAGAAGGAACTGGCCGCCAAGGCCGGCAAGGCCAAGCGCCAGGTGCCCCTCTTCACCGTCGGCCAGGAACTGCTGGAAATCGCCTACTCCGTCGCGGGCGACCGCATCGAAGGGGCCATCTACACCCCCCGCAAGGTCGAGCGCCAGAAGAACGTCGACGCCCTCAAGGCCGAGGTGAAAGCCAAGATCCTGGAAGCCCATCCCACGGCCACCGACTTTGAGATCAGCTCCGCCTTCGACTACCTGCAGAAGAAGGCCTTCCGCAAGAGCGTCCTGGAAGGCGGCAAGCGCGCCGACGGGCGCGGCGCCAATGACATCCGCCAGCTCTCCGGCGAGACCGGCATCCTGCCGCGCTCCCACGGTTCCTCCCTCTTCGCCCGCGGCGAGACCCAGGCCGTCTGTCTGGCCACCCTGGCCTCCGTCAGCGAAGCCCAGGAGCTCGACGGCTACACCGGCGGCGAGACCAGCAAGCGCTTCATCCTCCACTACAACTTCCCGCCGTTCAGCGTGGGCGAGACGGGCCGCGTCGGCGGCCTGAACCGCCGCGAGATCGGCCACGGCGCGCTCGCCGAGCGCTCCATCCTGGCCGCCCTCCCCAGCGAGAGCGACTTCCCCTACGCCATCCGCGTCAGCTCCGAGGTGATGGAGTCCAACGGCTCCACCTCCATGGCCTCCGTCTGCGGCGGCGTCCTGGCCCTCCTGGACGCGGGCGTGCCCCTGAAGGCCCCCGTCGCCGGCATCTCCGTCGGCCTCGTCACCGAGTTCCAGAACGACCAGATGGTGAAGCACCTCCTGCTCGACGACATCATCGGCAGCGAAGACCACTTCGGCGACATGGACTTCAAGCTCTGCGGCACCGGCACCGGCGTCACCGGCTTCCAGCTGGACCTCAAGCTCCCCGGCATCCCGCTCTCCCTCCTGAAGGACGCCGTGGCCCGCGCGAAGACCTCCCGCACCAAGATCCTGGCCTTCATGGACACCGTCATCAAGGGGCCGAAGGAGCTGTCCAAGTACGCTCCGCGCATCCACACCCTGCGCATCGACCCGGACAAGATCGGCCTCCTCATCGGGCCCGGCGGCAAGACCATCAAGAGCATCACCGCGGAAAGCGGCGCCGAAATCAACATCGAGGACGACGGCACCGTCATGATCTACTGCAACAACGCCGAGGGCATGGAAGTGGCCCAGCAGATGATCAGCGACCTGACCGGCGAGGTCGAGGTGGGCAAGCTCTACCGCGGCCGCGTTACCGGCATCAAGGAATTCGGCTGCTTCGTCGAGATCATGCCCGGCCGCGAAGGCCTGGTCCACATCTCCGAGCTTTCCGACACGAACGTGCGCCGCACCGAGGACGCCGTGAAGATGGGCGAGGAAGTCTGGGTCAAGTGCATCGGCGTGGACGACCGCAACCGCGTGAAGCTCAGCCGCAAGGCCGCCCTCAAGGAACGCGCCGCCACGGCCGCCAACTAA
- a CDS encoding redoxin domain-containing protein gives MPLPVGSKAPDFVLKTKTAEGLVDVRLSDFAGKQNVVLVFFPLAFTSVCTQELCDLSSGLASYKDVNAQVLGISVDSPFTQEIFAQKEKIAFPLLSDLNKETAKAYDVVFRNLAGIGDTSARAAFVVDKEGTIAYSEQTPTPKDLPNFAAVKETLAKLK, from the coding sequence ATGCCTCTTCCCGTCGGCAGCAAGGCCCCGGACTTCGTCCTCAAGACGAAGACGGCCGAGGGCCTCGTGGACGTCCGCCTTTCCGACTTTGCCGGAAAGCAGAACGTGGTGCTGGTCTTCTTCCCGCTGGCCTTCACCAGCGTCTGCACGCAGGAGCTGTGCGACCTCTCCTCCGGCCTGGCGTCCTACAAGGACGTCAACGCCCAGGTCCTCGGCATCAGCGTGGACAGCCCGTTCACCCAGGAAATCTTCGCGCAGAAGGAGAAGATCGCCTTCCCCCTCCTGAGCGACCTGAACAAGGAAACGGCCAAGGCCTACGACGTCGTCTTCCGCAACCTGGCCGGCATCGGCGACACCTCGGCCCGCGCGGCCTTCGTCGTCGACAAGGAGGGAACCATCGCCTACAGCGAGCAGACCCCCACGCCCAAGGACCTGCCGAACTTCGCCGCGGTCAAAGAGACCCTGGCCAAGCTGAAGTAA